The nucleotide sequence AGCTCACATGGCGCAGGAGCGGGATGAGGGCGAGCCAACGTCTCGTGAGTGGCAAGGGGGGCAGAGGCGGTCATGGAAAGCTCTCCTGTCATGGCTGTATTTATATACAGTATCCGTGGCAGGCAAGCGTTAGGCAACCGCTAATATGCAAAGCCGCCTCAAGTGAAAGTGGCCGCTGCGAAGCCCGGATGGCGAGGGTGTTATGCTCGGCATCGGCGAATGCCATCGGGCGCAAGGTCCGGTGTCGACGTGAAAGGCGGATTCACTGTGGAGAGCCATGAACGAACTGACCCAACGACTGCGCACCTTCCTCAAGGTGGCGGAGCATCAGAGCTTCAATGCGGCTGCGCGTGAGCTGGAGATCGCCAGCTCCACGGCGACGCGTCACGTCAATCATCTGGAGCGACAGCTGGGCGAGCCGTTGCTGGTGCGCACCACGCGCCATGTGCGGCTTTCGCCTGCCGGTGAGCGAGCCGTGATCCGTTTCCGTGCCATCCTGGGCGAGGTGGCTCAATTGACGGATGAGCTCGAGACGCTGAGTGAGCGAGTCGCGGGACCGCTGCGCATCTCGGTGCCGTGGCGATATTCGCGCCTCTATCTTGCGCCGCTGGTGAGTGAATTCATGCAGTGCTACCCCGAGGTGGCGCTGGATATCGTCAGCAGTGATCAGCGTGTGGATCTGATCGAGGAGCAGTTCGATGTCGCCATCCGCATCGGCCATCTGGAAGACTCGAGTCTGATCGCACGGCACATCAGTGACCAGCGTTTCGTGCTGGCCGCGGCGCCGTCCTATCTCAGTGCCCAGCCGCCCATTCGTCAGCCTGAGGACCTGGAGCGGCACCGCCTGCTGACCTTCAGCTATACCACCGCCAATCATCACTGGCGGCTGGTGCAGGGTGAGCGGGAGCACCGCATCTCGGCGCGAGCACGCGCGTTGCGTACCAACAACGCCGACATTCTGACCCAGGCAGCCCTCGAGGGAGCTGGTGTCGTGGTGCAACCGCTCTGGGCCATCCGTGAAGAACTGGACCAAGGACGCCTCGTGGCGGTGCTGGAGGACCATCAGGTCACGTCGTCGGATTTCGACACTGGCATCCATGTCGTCTTCGCGCGCGAGAATCAGCACAATCCGCGCGTGCGTGCCTGGGTCGACTTCCTGCTCGCCCGCCGCGAGTGGCTGGCCGGTCGCTAGCAGGTTCTCGGCAGGTGGTCATCAGTAGAGAATATCGCTGCGGATGATGTACTTGGCACCATCGCGGATCGGCTCGCCTGCGTGCACGCAGTGCTGCGGGTGCGAGCCATGCGGGAAGCACAGCACGCCACCCTTGGGCGTTGCGACCGAGACTGTCTGGATGTCGTCCCGTGACTGGGCAGGCCTTTCGGGGTCGCGACGGCTGACCAGAAACTCGGTGCGCCCGCCGGTATAGCCATCGCTCAGGAAGATGAGGAAGGTGTACTGGCTCATCAGGCCCGGATAGGCGTCCTGGACGATCTCGCCATTGATGACGCGACTGCCCGGCCAGGCACCATCGGTATGCGGCTTGAAGAAGTCACCGGCCTCGTAGCGATAGACACGAAAGCGCGCATTGATGCCTTTTGCGCCCTCGCCCTGGATCTGCTCGGTCACCAGTGGCGCCGAGCGCGCCCAGATGACCTGATCGATGGCGTCACTGACGACCCAGTTGACGTTGTGGTTGTGGCGCACCGAACGCGGCAGGGAGACGGGCGCATCCTCCTCGAAGCCCATTTCCTCCAGGGCGGCGACGAAGTTGTCGGCCTCGGCAGGCGTCAGCACATTGAGCAGCTGGAAGGCGCCCGGGACACCCTCGACCTCCTGACGGACCACCTCTGGCGTCGCCTCGGTCTCGAAGAGGTCAGACACGTCACCGTTGTCCGTCCAGATGGGCAGGGGCGTGGGAGAGAAGCCGCGCTCGTGACTGACGGCGTAGAAGGACAGGCTCATGGCAAGACTCCTGAATGGCATGATCACGAATGTTGCCCGAGAGGCTAGTGCACTGCCGACGACAGAAAAAGGCACCTGACGGCAATTGGTCATTGCACGAATGGCAATGATCAATGCCCGCCTGTCAGGTTGAGGCCGACGATCGACAGCACGATGAGGCCGATGCAGGCCATGCGGCGAAACGAG is from Cobetia marina and encodes:
- a CDS encoding 2OG-Fe(II) oxygenase family protein — protein: MSLSFYAVSHERGFSPTPLPIWTDNGDVSDLFETEATPEVVRQEVEGVPGAFQLLNVLTPAEADNFVAALEEMGFEEDAPVSLPRSVRHNHNVNWVVSDAIDQVIWARSAPLVTEQIQGEGAKGINARFRVYRYEAGDFFKPHTDGAWPGSRVINGEIVQDAYPGLMSQYTFLIFLSDGYTGGRTEFLVSRRDPERPAQSRDDIQTVSVATPKGGVLCFPHGSHPQHCVHAGEPIRDGAKYIIRSDILY
- a CDS encoding LysR family transcriptional regulator; the protein is MNELTQRLRTFLKVAEHQSFNAAARELEIASSTATRHVNHLERQLGEPLLVRTTRHVRLSPAGERAVIRFRAILGEVAQLTDELETLSERVAGPLRISVPWRYSRLYLAPLVSEFMQCYPEVALDIVSSDQRVDLIEEQFDVAIRIGHLEDSSLIARHISDQRFVLAAAPSYLSAQPPIRQPEDLERHRLLTFSYTTANHHWRLVQGEREHRISARARALRTNNADILTQAALEGAGVVVQPLWAIREELDQGRLVAVLEDHQVTSSDFDTGIHVVFARENQHNPRVRAWVDFLLARREWLAGR